Proteins from a genomic interval of uncultured Methanocorpusculum sp.:
- a CDS encoding formate/nitrite transporter family protein, with translation MKIGTAGTYKTSLPALNMLVRAFLAGAYVAMGATLATVSSTDVAAYFGPGISQLIVGAVFPVGLMLVVFTGAELFTGDAMFAPMSILQGYIRMRKLVYLWAIVYVGNLIGSVFMAFLVSYGPYTSWDNAGVATVTIFGLRAIQIGAAKVAYTGTMGFLSCFFKGILCNWLVCLALFLGLAADDVISKIAALWFPIMAFATSGFEHCVANMFFIPAAIITNGFTGNIVTNLNWVDMWTHNIIWTTLGNIVGAVVFMACVYYYCYKSEICVLSEKNKMQYSSSIHFFNPNFLFTISRMRQSHENTLTPAVIG, from the coding sequence GTGAAAATTGGAACCGCTGGTACATATAAGACCAGTCTCCCGGCATTGAATATGCTGGTTCGTGCGTTTCTTGCCGGCGCCTATGTTGCAATGGGTGCTACGCTTGCAACAGTCAGTTCTACTGACGTCGCGGCCTATTTCGGCCCGGGTATATCCCAACTGATCGTCGGTGCTGTCTTCCCGGTTGGATTAATGCTTGTTGTCTTCACCGGAGCTGAGCTTTTTACCGGTGATGCAATGTTTGCTCCGATGTCGATTCTTCAGGGTTATATTAGGATGCGAAAACTGGTTTATCTCTGGGCGATCGTTTACGTAGGAAATCTTATCGGGTCAGTGTTTATGGCATTTCTTGTCAGCTATGGTCCTTACACTTCATGGGATAATGCCGGAGTCGCGACGGTAACGATTTTTGGTCTTCGTGCGATCCAGATCGGAGCAGCCAAAGTTGCTTACACAGGAACAATGGGTTTTCTCTCCTGTTTCTTTAAAGGAATCCTTTGTAACTGGCTTGTGTGTCTCGCTTTATTCCTGGGTCTTGCTGCGGACGATGTGATATCGAAGATCGCTGCCCTCTGGTTTCCCATCATGGCTTTTGCGACATCAGGATTTGAACACTGCGTTGCAAATATGTTTTTCATCCCGGCTGCGATCATTACGAACGGCTTTACCGGGAATATCGTCACAAATCTGAACTGGGTTGATATGTGGACACATAACATCATTTGGACAACACTCGGCAACATTGTTGGTGCGGTTGTTTTCATGGCATGCGTCTATTATTATTGTTACAAATCGGAGATATGCGTCTTGTCTGAAAAAAATAAGATGCAGTACTCATCTTCTATTCACTTTTTTAATCCCAACTTTCTTTTTACCATATCAAGAATGAGGCAGTCTCACGAAAATACTCTCACTCCGGCAGTAATCGGATAA
- a CDS encoding formate/nitrite transporter family protein codes for MVLTGAELFTGDAMFAPMAVLQGHVGIGRLAYLWVVVYIGNLIGSIFMAFLVSYGPYTSWSVAGVATVTAFGLRAIAIGTAKVSYTGAMGILSCFFKAILCNWLVCLALFLGLAANDVIGKIVAIWFPIMAFVASGYEHCVANMYFIPAAIITNGFTGNTVDNLNWVGMWTNNIIWATLGNIVGAVIFMAIVYYYCYKSEICALCETK; via the coding sequence ATCGTTTTAACCGGTGCAGAACTCTTTACCGGCGACGCGATGTTTGCCCCAATGGCAGTTCTTCAGGGTCATGTCGGTATTGGCAGACTTGCTTATCTCTGGGTTGTTGTTTACATTGGTAACCTTATTGGGTCCATCTTCATGGCATTCCTTGTCAGCTACGGTCCATACACTTCCTGGAGCGTAGCAGGTGTTGCAACCGTAACCGCATTCGGTCTCCGTGCAATCGCAATTGGAACGGCAAAAGTTTCCTACACTGGAGCAATGGGTATTCTCTCCTGTTTCTTCAAAGCAATCCTTTGTAACTGGCTCGTGTGCCTCGCTCTCTTCCTTGGCCTCGCAGCAAACGATGTAATCGGCAAGATCGTTGCAATCTGGTTCCCGATCATGGCTTTCGTTGCCTCTGGATATGAACACTGTGTTGCAAACATGTACTTCATCCCGGCTGCAATCATCACAAACGGATTTACCGGAAACACAGTTGACAACCTGAACTGGGTCGGCATGTGGACGAACAACATTATCTGGGCAACCCTTGGTAACATTGTTGGTGCCGTCATCTTCATGGCAATCGTCTACTACTACTGCTACAAGTCAGAAATCTGTGCACTTTGTGAAACAAAATAA
- a CDS encoding nucleotide-binding protein, whose translation MKIKGVKISLAPMHYIVVIFFLALFVWSYFATQDAMFLYWGVPLSLCLFVIPLINSYSVGKQYITLLPEYEAESKPCRIKQIGRPMEGKPVRIEGVVQGLKGRFINRPGFKIFDGSGTVVAQRSSPLDIDIRVGDNIEVVGMVVKRYAFAGDYVVHAIGVKKIDTLTPLEMDEALVSPDAPKIKKYN comes from the coding sequence ATGAAAATAAAAGGCGTAAAAATCAGCTTGGCCCCCATGCATTATATTGTTGTAATATTTTTCCTTGCACTCTTTGTCTGGTCATACTTTGCGACCCAGGATGCCATGTTTCTTTATTGGGGAGTCCCGCTCTCTCTTTGTTTGTTTGTGATTCCTCTGATAAACAGTTACAGTGTTGGAAAACAATACATCACGCTTCTCCCGGAATATGAGGCTGAATCAAAACCCTGCAGGATAAAACAGATCGGTCGTCCAATGGAGGGAAAGCCAGTACGAATTGAGGGCGTTGTTCAGGGGCTGAAAGGCAGATTCATCAACCGTCCCGGATTTAAAATCTTTGATGGTTCGGGAACGGTCGTTGCCCAGCGTTCTTCTCCGCTGGATATCGATATCCGGGTTGGAGATAACATCGAGGTTGTCGGCATGGTCGTTAAACGATATGCCTTTGCGGGAGATTATGTAGTTCATGCAATCGGTGTGAAAAAAATAGATACCCTGACTCCTCTTGAGATGGACGAGGCCCTTGTTTCTCCGGATGCCCCGAAAATCAAAAAATATAATTAA
- a CDS encoding glutaredoxin family protein — translation MLHEVVVYSLSGCPHCKALKTFLDNQKITYTNIDVGEDEKAAAEMIKISG, via the coding sequence ATGTTGCATGAAGTGGTTGTATACTCGCTTTCCGGTTGTCCTCACTGTAAGGCATTGAAAACATTCCTTGATAACCAGAAGATAACGTACACAAATATTGATGTAGGCGAAGATGAAAAAGCCGCCGCAGAAATGATCAAGATCTCCGGCTAG
- a CDS encoding FAD-dependent oxidoreductase: protein MEYLDAPVAIKKAPDISTDHELVVIGAGAGGLSAAMYGARKGIDMVVITGAIGGMVNQSYVVENYPGIPDISGADLMKKIYDHTVSSGGIFVEDVVTSLSKTGDVFSIDTLNGAHYSAKAVIAATGRSPRLSGAKGETDFLGKGVAICTTCDGPLYKNKVVGILGGGNTAVDMAIELSDIASTIHLIVRSKLKADKVLIDWLKTKKNIVLHKGYTIEEFGGGKFLEYVVLKKQGGITSILGKGEEKIPVDGVFLGIGLDPNTSIFEGLGVTMNPNKEIIVDIDCNTNVPGFYAAGDATSIKAKQIASSVGEGVKALLSAYDYLRR, encoded by the coding sequence ATGGAGTATCTTGACGCTCCCGTGGCGATAAAAAAAGCCCCGGACATTTCTACAGATCACGAACTCGTGGTGATTGGTGCTGGAGCCGGCGGTCTGTCTGCAGCCATGTACGGCGCCCGAAAGGGCATCGATATGGTCGTAATCACCGGCGCAATCGGTGGGATGGTGAATCAGAGTTATGTGGTTGAGAACTATCCGGGCATCCCCGATATATCTGGCGCTGATCTGATGAAAAAAATCTATGATCATACGGTAAGTTCCGGGGGGATTTTCGTTGAGGATGTCGTGACCAGTCTTTCCAAAACCGGGGATGTTTTTTCCATTGACACACTTAACGGAGCACATTACTCGGCGAAGGCCGTTATAGCCGCAACTGGAAGGTCTCCACGTCTCTCCGGAGCGAAAGGCGAGACTGACTTTCTCGGGAAAGGCGTTGCGATCTGTACAACCTGTGACGGGCCGTTATACAAAAATAAGGTGGTTGGGATCCTTGGCGGAGGCAACACAGCAGTTGATATGGCGATTGAACTGAGCGATATTGCCTCAACAATCCATCTGATCGTCCGCAGCAAACTGAAAGCCGACAAGGTTCTGATCGACTGGCTCAAAACGAAGAAGAACATTGTTCTGCACAAAGGATATACTATCGAAGAATTTGGAGGCGGTAAGTTTCTCGAGTACGTCGTTTTGAAAAAACAGGGCGGGATTACCAGCATCCTTGGAAAAGGCGAAGAAAAGATCCCTGTCGACGGTGTCTTCCTTGGAATCGGTCTCGATCCAAACACCTCCATCTTCGAGGGTCTTGGAGTAACAATGAATCCAAATAAAGAAATCATCGTCGATATCGACTGCAATACGAATGTTCCCGGATTTTATGCGGCTGGTGATGCGACCTCTATCAAAGCCAAGCAGATTGCTTCATCCGTCGGCGAAGGAGTCAAGGCTCTTCTTTCAGCATACGATTACCTGAGACGGTAA
- the ndk gene encoding nucleoside-diphosphate kinase produces the protein MERTFVMIKPDGVQRGLVGEILSRFENKGFKIVAGKFGVLAESIVDKHYEEHLAKPFYPGMKAYITSGPVFRFVLEGDNVVATVRKMNGATNPTEANPGTIRGDYALSIGKNVIHAADSPESAAREIGIHFTPAELVSYTKIDESELYE, from the coding sequence ATGGAACGCACCTTTGTGATGATCAAACCCGACGGCGTCCAGCGCGGTCTCGTTGGTGAGATTCTCTCCCGCTTTGAAAACAAGGGATTCAAGATTGTCGCCGGCAAATTCGGCGTTCTTGCAGAATCCATTGTCGACAAGCATTATGAGGAACACCTCGCAAAACCCTTCTACCCGGGTATGAAAGCATACATTACGAGTGGACCGGTTTTCCGCTTTGTCCTCGAAGGTGACAATGTTGTTGCAACAGTTCGGAAAATGAACGGTGCAACCAACCCGACAGAAGCTAACCCCGGAACGATCCGCGGCGATTATGCTCTGTCCATCGGCAAAAATGTCATTCATGCAGCAGACTCTCCCGAGAGTGCAGCACGCGAAATCGGCATTCACTTTACTCCTGCAGAACTCGTTTCTTATACAAAGATCGACGAGTCCGAGCTTTACGAGTAA
- a CDS encoding 50S ribosomal protein L24e, producing MVDTYTCSYCGKQLEPGTGKLFVRKDGAVFYFCSSKCQSNYNLGRIPRRVAWTAAGRKARGKE from the coding sequence ATGGTGGATACATATACCTGCAGCTACTGCGGAAAGCAGCTTGAGCCCGGAACCGGTAAGCTCTTTGTGAGAAAAGATGGCGCAGTTTTCTATTTCTGCTCATCAAAATGCCAGAGCAACTATAATCTCGGCAGAATCCCCAGACGTGTAGCCTGGACCGCAGCAGGTCGCAAGGCACGCGGTAAGGAGTGA
- a CDS encoding 30S ribosomal protein S28e, with amino-acid sequence MPDDATPAEVIEVIGLTGMHGEASQIKCRVLDGSNKGRIITRNTFGPIREGDILMLLETEREAKKLSRR; translated from the coding sequence ATGCCTGATGATGCAACGCCAGCAGAAGTTATTGAGGTCATCGGCCTTACCGGAATGCACGGAGAGGCATCCCAGATTAAATGCCGTGTCCTTGATGGCTCAAACAAGGGGCGTATCATTACCCGTAACACTTTCGGACCTATCCGTGAGGGTGACATTCTGATGCTCCTTGAAACGGAACGCGAAGCAAAGAAACTTTCCCGGAGGTAA
- the rpl7ae gene encoding 50S ribosomal protein L7Ae, which produces MAKIYQMFEVPEELQNKALEALELARDTGKIKKGANEATKAVERGIAALVLIGADVAPEEIVMHIPGLADEKEIPFVFINKQADIGAACGLDVGCTAVAIVKVGKGKELVADLAGQIKALRG; this is translated from the coding sequence ATGGCAAAGATTTACCAGATGTTTGAAGTCCCCGAAGAACTTCAGAACAAAGCACTTGAAGCGCTTGAGCTTGCACGTGACACCGGAAAGATTAAGAAAGGCGCAAACGAGGCAACCAAGGCCGTCGAGCGTGGAATTGCAGCACTCGTCTTAATCGGTGCAGATGTTGCACCAGAAGAAATCGTCATGCACATCCCAGGACTTGCAGACGAGAAGGAAATTCCGTTTGTTTTCATCAACAAGCAGGCAGACATCGGAGCCGCATGCGGTCTTGACGTCGGATGCACTGCAGTAGCAATCGTTAAAGTCGGCAAAGGCAAAGAACTCGTAGCAGATCTTGCCGGTCAGATCAAGGCACTGAGAGGATAA